The sequence TGCGTCACTGTCGCCACGCCGCTACCGCCTGAGCTCGAAGCTGGTCGCGCCGATGCGGATCGGCGTGTCGAGCGGCACCTGCGTCGGGACGCTCACGCGCTTGCCGTCGAGGAAGGTGCCGTTGGTCGAGTCGAGGTCCTGGATCATCCACTCGTCGTTCCAGAGGAGCAGGCGCGCGTGGTGCGTGGACGTGTAGTCGTCGCGGATCACGAGCCCCGACTCGCTCGAGCGGCCGATGGTGAGCGGCTCGGTGCCGAGCGGGATCTCCGTGCCGGCCTTGGCCCCCGACGTGATGACGAGGTGGCGGGCGGTGGACGTCGTGGCCTTCGCGCGGCCCGGGACGGCGCCCGAGTTGGCGCCGGACGGCATCGTCGAGATGGGCGGCGGCTGCACGGCCGGGGACGCGGCCCGGGGAGCCGCGGCGGCGGACGCGGCGTACGGCGACTGGGGGAACGGGGATCCGCCGGCCGAGCCCGTCTCCTCGCGGAGCTTCCGCACCCGCTGGCCGAAGAGGTCGGAGCGGAGGGCGTAGACGATGCCGAAGATGAACAGCCACAGCACCGCGAGGAACGCGAGGCGGAGGACGAGGAGGGTCAGCTCGGTCATGAGGCCCCCCAGAAGCCGTCGTCGTGGCGCTGGCCCTGGGAACCGCGGCCGCCGCGCTCCTCGCTGGCCTGCGGGACGACGCGGAACGTGATGGCGGTGCGGCCGATGCGGATGACGGACTCCGGCGGGAGCGGCGCCTTCGTGACGGGCGCGCCGTTCAGCTCGGAGCCGTTCGTGGATCCGAGGTCGCGGACCTGGGCGCGGGTGCCGTCCCACGCGATCTCCACGTGGCGGCGGGAGGTGCCGGGATCGTCGACCGTGATGTCGGCGTCGCTGCCGCGGCCGATGACGGTGCGGCCGACCGCGATCGGGTGGCGGGTGCCGGCGACGTCGACCACGGGGATCCACGTGACGCTGCCCTCGACCGTGCGGCTGTCGATCTCGAGCACGCCCTCGGAGAGCTGGTCGTCGCGGCGGAAGCCCACCTGCACGACGCCGGCGAACTGGTAGCCCTGGGTGGACGCGTGCCGCTCGACCGCCTGGCGCAGCTCGTCGGTGAGCGTGGAGCCGATGGACTCCATGCGCTCGTGGTCGGCGCGGGAGACGCGGAGGGTGAAGGAGTTGGGGACGAGGATGAGGTCGCGGTCGACGATGGCGGCGTGCGTGTCGAGCTCGCGTCGCAGCTGCGCGACGATCTCCACGGGCTGCAGGCCGGACTTGAAGGTCTTCACGAAGGCGCCGTTGACGGCGCGCTCGAGGCCCTTCTCGAAGTTGTCCAGGATTCCCACGTGTGATCCGTCCTCGCGCGGTCCTTCCGCGGATGAATAGTGCGATGTTAGCCAACTCGCGCGTCGGGGCCCTGGACACCGGCCCCACGGCGCGTGCGGGGCGGCGCGGATCGGGCCGGCGGCGGCGCTCGCGGGTGCCCGGAGCGGGCCGGGGCGCGCGGATCCGGCTCCGCGGCGTGATAATGTCGTCCGGTTGGCGCGAGTGGCGGAATTGGTAGACGCGCACGGTTCAGGTCCGTGTGTCCGTGAGGACGTGGGGGTTCAAGTCCCCCCTCGCGCACCAGCGGAGCAGAAGGCCCCCGGGTTCCCCCGGGGGCCTTCTCGCGTCATCGGGTCGACGGTGCCAGCGCCTCCGCGAACCGCGGCGCGAACGTCCGGCTCGCCTCCACCGTGAGGTGCATGGCGTCCTGGTACAGCAGCTCGCCGTCCCGGTCCATCGCGCACGAGGACGCGTCGCAGAACGCGTCGCGGAGGTCGAGCACGGTGGCGCCCGTCGACTCCGCGACCTGCTCGAGCGTCGTCCTGCTCGGCGACTGCACCGCGTCGATCTCGGCGAGCGGGACCGAGAGCGCGCACGTCCGCGTGGCCAGCGCGAGCACGGAGCAGCTCTCGGGGACGTCCCGGTGGCCGCTGAAGATCGGATGCGGCACGGACTGGACGAGGACCACGTCGTGGCCGGCATCCCGCAGCGCCGTGGTCGTCCTCGTGAGGCCGGCGGCGAGGGCGGCCGTCCTCGCGGGCACGTCCCGGCTCACGTCCTGCGGCGTCCGGCCGATCGCGGCGTCGCCGCCCGACCAGTACCCCTCGGTGCTCGCGATGACGACGGTGCCGGCCGGCGCGCCCTCCAGCCAGGTGAGCGCGTCCTCGTAGTACGCGCGGCAGGCGCGGTCCTGTGCCGTGGGCGTCGCGCCGATCTGCCGGTGGACGTCGACGAACGGGCACGCGGCGGCGGTGCGCATGCTCGTGGGTCGGCCGAGCGAGGAGGACGCCGCGATGACCGCCTCGCTGAACTGGCTGGCGTTCGAGTCGCCCACGAGGTAGACGGGCCGTCCCGTCGCCGCCGCGTCCCACGTGCAGCGCGCGGGGTCGGGGTCCGCCGCGGATCCGTCCCCCAGCGTCGCGAAGGTCATGCAGGCGTCCCATCCCGTGTGGCGCGCATGGATCGCCTGCACCTCCGGGATCCCCCAGCCGCGGTCGGAGGCGATGCCGACGGTCCCGACGACGATGACCGCGGGGACGAGGAGCGCGGCCGCCAGCCGTGGCGTGCCCCACCTCGTGCGGACGGGCGGCCGGCGGAGCGGTCGCTCGATCCAGCGGTACGACATGGCGGCGGGGACGAGGGCGGCGAGGGCGGCGACCGCCTTCGCCGGCGTGCTGTCCGGGACGAGCGCGGTCGTGAGGACGATGGCCGGCCAGTGCCAGAGGTACCAGGAGTAGGAGACGTCGCCGAGGCGGACCGACGGCGTCGAGCGGAGGATCGCGGCGACGGGACCGGCGGCGTCCGCACCGGCGAGCAGCAGCAGGGCCGTGGCCGCGACGG is a genomic window of Clavibacter capsici containing:
- a CDS encoding FHA domain-containing protein FhaB/FipA; its protein translation is MTELTLLVLRLAFLAVLWLFIFGIVYALRSDLFGQRVRKLREETGSAGGSPFPQSPYAASAAAAPRAASPAVQPPPISTMPSGANSGAVPGRAKATTSTARHLVITSGAKAGTEIPLGTEPLTIGRSSESGLVIRDDYTSTHHARLLLWNDEWMIQDLDSTNGTFLDGKRVSVPTQVPLDTPIRIGATSFELRR
- a CDS encoding FhaA domain-containing protein, with translation MGILDNFEKGLERAVNGAFVKTFKSGLQPVEIVAQLRRELDTHAAIVDRDLILVPNSFTLRVSRADHERMESIGSTLTDELRQAVERHASTQGYQFAGVVQVGFRRDDQLSEGVLEIDSRTVEGSVTWIPVVDVAGTRHPIAVGRTVIGRGSDADITVDDPGTSRRHVEIAWDGTRAQVRDLGSTNGSELNGAPVTKAPLPPESVIRIGRTAITFRVVPQASEERGGRGSQGQRHDDGFWGAS
- a CDS encoding acyltransferase family protein, with the protein product MRSSPRRADIQGLRAVAVLAVVLFHAGLPLPGGFLGVDVFFVISGYVITQVLLREFAATGRIRLGRFLGRRFRRLAPALVTVVLVTLVASALIQSPLVGETTTRTALGGLVGVANVVIYRTTGGYFEPAAASNPLLHIWSLSVEEQFYLVFPVLLLAALLVARRSRARALPAAVLLGITVASAGVAMATAAGIDLPGPQFPTSYYSPVTRAWEFGAGALVAIIPAARVLRSSRAVVAVHVLGAGLLVVSLVAIDASVRGPGPSTLLPVAATALLLLAGADAAGPVAAILRSTPSVRLGDVSYSWYLWHWPAIVLTTALVPDSTPAKAVAALAALVPAAMSYRWIERPLRRPPVRTRWGTPRLAAALLVPAVIVVGTVGIASDRGWGIPEVQAIHARHTGWDACMTFATLGDGSAADPDPARCTWDAAATGRPVYLVGDSNASQFSEAVIAASSSLGRPTSMRTAAACPFVDVHRQIGATPTAQDRACRAYYEDALTWLEGAPAGTVVIASTEGYWSGGDAAIGRTPQDVSRDVPARTAALAAGLTRTTTALRDAGHDVVLVQSVPHPIFSGHRDVPESCSVLALATRTCALSVPLAEIDAVQSPSRTTLEQVAESTGATVLDLRDAFCDASSCAMDRDGELLYQDAMHLTVEASRTFAPRFAEALAPSTR